The proteins below are encoded in one region of Metabacillus dongyingensis:
- a CDS encoding glycoside hydrolase family 1 protein → MNYLFPDDFWWGSASSATQMEGHAEGDGKGQNIWDYWFKTEPHRFHNGVGPNHTSKFYEKYKEDIQLMKEAGHNSFRFSISWSRLFPDGEGEVNQQAIHFYEDVINELIIHNIEPFINLYHFDMPLALQKRGGWESREVVDAYVEYASTCFKLFGDRVKKWFTHNEPIVPVEGGYLYGFHYPAICDFKKAVQVGFHTILASAKAIEAYHDSRKDGKIGIILNLTPSYPRSQHPEDVKAARMADLFFNRSFLDPSVKGKFPEELVALLKKENFLPEMKEKDLETIQQNTVDLLGINYYQPRRIKAKEHLPNLHAPFVPERYFDYYEMPGRKMNPYRGWEIYEKGIYDILMNVKQDYGNIECFISENGMGVENEERFRDETGKIIDDYRIEFMQAHLKWIHQALKEGVNVKGYHLWTFMDNWSWLNAYKNRYGLVSVHLEDHYKRSIKKSGQWFAQLSKNNGF, encoded by the coding sequence ATGAATTATCTTTTTCCTGACGATTTTTGGTGGGGGTCTGCATCATCCGCAACGCAAATGGAAGGACATGCAGAAGGAGACGGCAAAGGGCAAAATATTTGGGATTATTGGTTTAAGACAGAACCACACCGTTTTCATAATGGAGTAGGACCCAATCATACTTCAAAGTTTTATGAGAAATACAAAGAAGATATTCAATTAATGAAAGAAGCCGGACATAATAGCTTCCGATTTTCCATCTCATGGTCAAGGCTGTTTCCGGACGGAGAGGGAGAAGTAAATCAGCAAGCGATTCATTTCTATGAAGATGTCATTAATGAATTAATTATCCATAACATCGAACCTTTCATCAATCTCTATCATTTTGATATGCCGCTTGCTCTGCAAAAAAGGGGAGGATGGGAAAGCCGTGAAGTAGTGGATGCTTATGTGGAGTACGCAAGCACCTGCTTTAAACTCTTTGGTGATCGCGTGAAAAAGTGGTTTACCCATAACGAACCGATTGTGCCTGTCGAAGGCGGTTACTTATACGGATTTCATTATCCTGCTATTTGTGACTTTAAAAAAGCCGTACAAGTAGGTTTTCATACCATTTTAGCCAGTGCAAAAGCTATTGAAGCATATCATGACAGCAGGAAAGACGGAAAGATCGGAATCATATTGAACTTGACTCCTTCCTATCCGCGCAGTCAGCATCCAGAAGATGTCAAAGCAGCGAGAATGGCGGACCTATTCTTTAACCGATCGTTTTTAGACCCAAGTGTAAAAGGAAAGTTTCCTGAAGAACTAGTTGCTCTTTTGAAAAAGGAAAACTTCCTGCCTGAAATGAAAGAAAAGGATTTAGAAACCATCCAACAAAACACTGTTGATTTATTGGGGATTAATTATTATCAGCCACGGAGAATAAAAGCAAAGGAACACCTTCCAAACCTTCATGCCCCATTTGTGCCGGAAAGATATTTTGATTATTACGAAATGCCTGGAAGGAAGATGAATCCTTATCGCGGATGGGAAATCTATGAGAAAGGCATCTATGATATTTTGATGAATGTCAAACAGGACTATGGAAACATTGAATGCTTTATTTCTGAAAATGGCATGGGTGTAGAAAATGAGGAGCGTTTCAGAGATGAAACAGGCAAAATTATTGACGATTACCGAATTGAGTTTATGCAAGCGCACCTTAAATGGATTCACCAAGCATTAAAAGAAGGCGTGAATGTCAAAGGATATCACCTCTGGACTTTTATGGATAATTGGTCATGGCTGAATGCCTATAAAAATCGATATGGGCTTGTCTCTGTTCATTTAGAAGATCATTATAAAAGATCAATAAAGAAAAGCGGTCAGTGGTTTGCTCAGCTTTCAAAAAATAATGGATTTTAA
- a CDS encoding ROK family protein, which translates to MELTAVFDIGGTSVKSAVMNRDGKVIESNVHQTPPQGSNEIFTMLIDQTEEYKQKYPIKGIALSVPGAVDVHTGNVFFAGAVTDLQNKRVKEELKSLKLPIELENDANCAALAEKWKGNAIANNHFVVLTVGTGIGGSIFINNELYRGRQGMAGEFGLMCLQITEKLPLLMETATLSRLGSTWNLIDRVNNRLHQAYTGEEIFDLYQKKNQVITEEVEAFFTALAVGTVNIIHSLAPEKILFGGGVSSQEAFISLLKDKIGLIRPEALELTNIDHCRYFNQSGLLGALYHYHRQRNIV; encoded by the coding sequence TTGGAACTAACAGCGGTATTTGATATTGGAGGAACATCTGTTAAATCAGCCGTCATGAATAGGGATGGGAAGGTAATTGAATCAAACGTGCATCAAACACCGCCACAAGGGAGCAATGAAATTTTCACCATGCTTATTGATCAAACGGAAGAATATAAACAAAAATATCCTATTAAAGGGATTGCACTCAGCGTTCCTGGAGCTGTTGATGTTCACACAGGGAACGTCTTTTTTGCTGGGGCGGTAACTGATTTACAGAACAAACGGGTTAAGGAAGAACTTAAAAGTTTGAAACTGCCTATAGAATTAGAAAATGATGCCAATTGTGCGGCGCTTGCAGAAAAATGGAAAGGTAACGCAATCGCTAACAATCATTTTGTCGTCTTAACAGTTGGAACTGGGATTGGCGGTTCTATTTTTATCAACAATGAGTTATACAGGGGAAGACAAGGTATGGCAGGAGAGTTTGGTTTAATGTGTCTGCAAATAACGGAAAAGCTTCCTTTACTAATGGAAACAGCTACACTGAGCAGATTAGGCTCTACCTGGAATCTGATCGACCGTGTGAATAATCGGCTTCATCAAGCTTATACAGGAGAAGAGATATTTGACCTTTATCAGAAAAAAAATCAAGTGATAACCGAAGAAGTGGAAGCATTTTTCACAGCCCTTGCAGTTGGGACTGTCAACATCATTCATTCTTTAGCTCCAGAAAAAATTCTATTTGGAGGAGGCGTAAGCTCACAGGAAGCTTTCATTTCTTTATTGAAGGATAAGATTGGACTGATACGGCCTGAAGCTTTGGAACTAACGAATATCGATCATTGCCGGTACTTCAATCAATCAGGCTTGCTGGGTGCTTTATATCATTATCATAGACAAAGAAATATTGTATAG
- a CDS encoding Gfo/Idh/MocA family protein — translation MAKIRWGIISAANIAYNELVPALRRSDRADVRAVASKSLEKAKRFETPIIYEQYEQLLDDPSIEAVYIPLPNSLHAEWAVKALEKGKHVLLEKPAALTEAEMEAVKTAAKDNNAVFMEAFMYQFHCQHKRVKELLGSGLIGECRHVKAHFSWMLEDEEDIRLNCELGGGAMRDVGCYGLHAVTQIAGFKPVQLSMSGKIRNGVDTTSTCVLIDKYNRTAEVSASMELPFINRYEIIGPKGSIIVDSSFRPDVSADGYGKVTVRDENGNVILFERFKDDQYLNQVEHFHDCILEGKKTVYNEEHSLLMARYLEKSYQSLHSKSVLTDV, via the coding sequence ATGGCTAAAATCCGCTGGGGAATCATTAGTGCTGCAAATATTGCATACAACGAACTAGTTCCGGCATTGCGGCGTTCAGACCGAGCAGATGTAAGAGCTGTGGCATCTAAAAGCTTAGAAAAAGCGAAACGTTTTGAAACACCTATTATTTATGAACAATATGAACAGCTTCTTGATGATCCATCCATTGAAGCCGTTTACATTCCACTGCCAAATTCACTTCATGCCGAATGGGCGGTAAAGGCATTAGAAAAAGGAAAACATGTTCTTCTTGAAAAGCCAGCAGCGTTAACGGAAGCGGAAATGGAAGCTGTGAAAACAGCAGCTAAAGACAATAACGCAGTCTTTATGGAAGCATTTATGTACCAATTTCACTGTCAGCACAAGCGAGTAAAGGAATTGCTCGGATCCGGCCTCATCGGGGAATGCCGCCATGTGAAAGCCCATTTTTCCTGGATGCTTGAAGATGAAGAAGACATTCGCTTAAATTGCGAATTAGGCGGAGGCGCTATGCGTGATGTCGGATGTTACGGTTTGCATGCAGTCACACAAATTGCCGGTTTTAAACCTGTTCAACTTTCAATGAGCGGAAAAATTCGCAACGGAGTAGATACAACATCGACTTGTGTATTAATAGATAAATATAATCGGACAGCTGAAGTATCAGCTTCAATGGAACTTCCATTTATTAATCGGTATGAAATCATTGGTCCTAAGGGCTCCATTATTGTAGATTCCTCGTTTCGTCCAGATGTATCAGCTGATGGATACGGGAAAGTAACTGTGAGAGACGAAAATGGCAATGTGATTCTTTTTGAAAGGTTCAAAGACGATCAATATTTAAATCAGGTTGAACATTTTCATGACTGTATCCTTGAGGGGAAAAAAACGGTTTACAATGAGGAACATTCCCTTTTGATGGCCCGTTATCTTGAAAAAAGCTATCAATCACTTCACAGCAAGTCTGTGTTAACAGACGTTTAA
- a CDS encoding Gfo/Idh/MocA family oxidoreductase yields MTKKIRSAVFGLGRLGYWHAVNVAKIRNAELVAVCDMNIETAKRVAEELEAPVFTANPDDIFQDDTIEAVIIASPTSTHFDLLKRASESGKAIFVEKPLTIDLKEANEIKGMIEKNNSICQVGFMRRFDPAYDAAKKRIDAGDIGDPIYFRGISRDPHAPHEAFIKHSGGMFVDVSIHDYDIARYLMKSEVTSVSAHGRVLKYPFLEKYGDVDQSLTYIDFASGAAGDAEASRNAYYGYDIRAEIMGTEGSIFIGNLREHNIQILTKAGNTHDILPDFPSRFTDAYNLELSDFFRVVAENGTPRVTVDDGVKALEIALAARESYQTGQKFELSQLAVSVKQS; encoded by the coding sequence ATGACAAAAAAAATTCGCTCGGCTGTATTTGGATTAGGAAGGCTTGGGTATTGGCATGCAGTAAACGTGGCTAAAATTCGAAACGCAGAACTTGTGGCTGTATGTGATATGAACATTGAGACGGCCAAACGGGTTGCAGAAGAACTTGAGGCGCCGGTTTTTACGGCAAATCCTGATGATATTTTTCAAGATGATACAATTGAAGCCGTAATCATTGCCTCCCCAACGAGCACTCATTTTGATTTGTTGAAAAGAGCATCAGAATCAGGTAAAGCTATTTTTGTTGAAAAACCGCTGACAATTGATTTAAAAGAAGCAAATGAAATTAAAGGCATGATAGAAAAAAACAATTCAATCTGCCAGGTTGGTTTTATGCGCCGATTTGACCCTGCTTATGATGCAGCAAAAAAACGAATTGATGCAGGTGATATCGGTGATCCGATATACTTCCGCGGAATTTCCCGTGATCCCCATGCGCCTCATGAGGCATTCATCAAGCATAGCGGCGGGATGTTTGTAGATGTGTCCATCCATGATTATGATATTGCCCGTTATTTGATGAAGTCTGAGGTCACTTCTGTGAGCGCTCATGGCCGTGTTTTGAAATATCCTTTTTTGGAAAAGTATGGGGATGTCGATCAATCCCTTACTTATATAGATTTTGCTTCTGGTGCTGCAGGAGATGCAGAAGCAAGCCGTAACGCTTATTATGGCTACGATATACGGGCAGAGATCATGGGGACAGAAGGCTCGATTTTTATTGGAAATCTTCGGGAGCATAACATTCAGATATTAACTAAAGCGGGTAACACGCACGATATATTACCGGATTTTCCATCTCGTTTTACGGATGCCTACAATTTGGAACTCTCAGACTTTTTCCGGGTTGTAGCTGAGAACGGAACACCGCGTGTCACAGTAGACGATGGCGTAAAGGCACTCGAAATTGCTTTGGCAGCACGGGAATCCTATCAGACTGGACAAAAATTTGAGCTTTCGCAACTAGCAGTGAGTGTTAAGCAGAGTTGA
- a CDS encoding sugar ABC transporter ATP-binding protein: protein MVTHAGSLLEIKGIKKSFGQNHVLKGIDLDVVAGEVHVLLGENGAGKSTLIKILTGAYEKDDGEIYWEGKRVELNTPVEAMNLGIATIYQELNVIPELKVYENIFLGRELKRAGKLSLLNQKEMRKEAERCLEMLGQSPSLADKQLGELGIGQQQLVEIAKALALDAKLIIMDEPTSSLSGTEVEQLYNCVEQLTEKGIAIVFISHRLEEIRRMGDRLTILRDGFKIDTLQVKTTETDYWIELMVGRALDEKYPKQSFMLGDEGFRVENIMVTGTSEPVGFSIRYGEIVGISGLVGAGRTELARAIFSADSHEGGKVFINGEEVRIKSPRDAIDAGIAFITEDRKSEGLLLDQPLDFNIAMANMKKFTNKSRLVDLKGIREEAKNYIKELKVRPDNIDLHARNLSGGNQQKVVIAKWLCTQAKVYIFDEPTRGIDVGAKVEVYRLMNQLVESGAIVLVISSDLPEILGMCDRVLVMSEGKITADLEIEEASQERIMKAATGG from the coding sequence ATGGTTACTCATGCAGGAAGCCTCCTCGAAATAAAAGGAATTAAAAAGAGCTTTGGTCAAAACCATGTTTTAAAAGGGATTGATTTAGATGTAGTAGCCGGTGAAGTTCATGTTTTACTTGGTGAAAACGGTGCAGGTAAATCGACTCTCATAAAAATTTTAACAGGCGCTTACGAAAAGGATGACGGAGAAATTTATTGGGAAGGCAAGCGGGTCGAACTTAATACACCTGTTGAGGCTATGAATCTAGGCATTGCTACCATTTATCAAGAATTAAATGTCATTCCTGAATTAAAGGTTTATGAAAATATTTTCCTTGGAAGAGAATTAAAGCGTGCCGGAAAGTTGTCGCTTCTTAACCAAAAAGAAATGCGCAAGGAAGCAGAACGCTGTTTGGAGATGCTGGGCCAGAGCCCTTCACTGGCAGATAAGCAGCTTGGGGAGCTCGGAATTGGGCAGCAGCAACTTGTTGAAATTGCGAAAGCGCTTGCCCTGGATGCTAAATTGATTATAATGGACGAGCCAACATCCAGCCTTAGTGGAACAGAAGTAGAACAGTTATATAACTGTGTTGAACAGCTTACGGAAAAAGGAATCGCGATTGTATTCATTTCCCACCGCTTGGAAGAAATCAGAAGGATGGGCGATCGGTTAACCATTCTTCGAGACGGATTTAAAATAGATACACTGCAGGTTAAGACTACCGAAACTGATTACTGGATTGAGCTAATGGTTGGCCGTGCGCTTGATGAAAAGTATCCCAAGCAATCGTTTATGCTTGGAGACGAAGGATTTCGGGTTGAAAACATAATGGTAACTGGAACTTCAGAACCAGTTGGATTTTCCATCCGTTATGGTGAAATTGTTGGCATTTCCGGACTAGTCGGCGCAGGCCGTACAGAACTTGCACGAGCCATTTTCAGCGCAGATTCACATGAAGGCGGAAAAGTCTTCATAAATGGTGAGGAAGTTCGAATTAAGTCACCTCGGGATGCAATTGATGCCGGCATTGCCTTTATTACAGAGGACAGGAAAAGTGAAGGTCTCCTGCTTGATCAGCCGCTCGATTTCAACATTGCTATGGCTAATATGAAAAAATTTACAAATAAATCTAGATTAGTTGATTTAAAAGGTATCCGTGAAGAAGCAAAAAATTATATTAAAGAATTGAAGGTGCGCCCTGATAACATTGACCTTCATGCCCGAAATTTAAGTGGAGGCAATCAGCAAAAGGTTGTTATTGCCAAATGGCTATGCACACAAGCAAAGGTATATATCTTTGATGAACCGACAAGAGGCATTGACGTTGGAGCTAAAGTTGAGGTATACCGCTTAATGAATCAGTTAGTTGAAAGCGGTGCCATAGTGTTGGTGATTTCTTCAGACCTTCCAGAAATTCTTGGTATGTGCGATCGAGTCCTAGTGATGAGTGAAGGAAAAATAACCGCTGACCTGGAGATAGAAGAGGCTTCTCAAGAGAGAATTATGAAAGCGGCAACAGGAGGTTAA
- a CDS encoding ABC transporter permease, whose amino-acid sequence MSEAVLKKTDNDAPKQSRKLKSYLSKFGPLIGLVLLTTVLTFLSDKFLTLNNIMNIARQSSINAILAMGMLLPILTAGIDLSVGSILAVSIMVMGIVSVNMGLSPILGIIVCLAVGAGFGLINGLLLTKLRLPHPFISTLGTMNIARGIALILTAAAPIAGFPYLIQFIGREFVGPIPVSFLLVIVVYIIFHIFLTRTQTGRYIYAIGGNKEAARLSGINVDRVLIIVYTISGLMAGLAGLVTVGRVNSAFPLAGLSYELDAIAAVIIGGASFMGGVGTVWGTLIGAMIIAVLRNGLNLLNVPADFQMAVIGFVIIAAVYVDVLRQRKSKKG is encoded by the coding sequence ATGAGTGAAGCAGTTTTGAAAAAAACAGACAATGATGCACCAAAACAAAGCAGAAAGCTAAAGAGTTACTTAAGTAAATTTGGACCGCTTATCGGTCTTGTCCTTTTAACTACAGTGCTCACATTTTTATCGGACAAGTTTTTAACATTGAATAATATAATGAACATTGCCCGACAATCTTCTATCAATGCCATTCTTGCAATGGGGATGCTTCTTCCAATATTAACAGCAGGGATTGATTTGTCTGTTGGATCCATTCTTGCAGTCTCCATTATGGTTATGGGAATTGTCTCAGTTAACATGGGCTTGAGTCCAATCCTAGGTATTATTGTATGTCTTGCCGTCGGTGCTGGATTTGGTTTAATAAACGGGTTGTTATTAACAAAATTACGTTTGCCGCATCCGTTTATTTCTACACTTGGTACAATGAACATCGCACGTGGGATTGCGCTAATTTTAACTGCTGCAGCTCCGATTGCTGGTTTCCCATATTTAATTCAATTTATAGGCCGTGAATTTGTAGGTCCTATTCCAGTTAGTTTCCTTCTTGTTATAGTTGTATATATCATCTTTCATATTTTCCTAACCAGAACACAGACAGGGCGTTATATTTACGCCATCGGCGGTAACAAGGAAGCTGCTCGTCTGTCAGGTATTAATGTCGATCGCGTGTTAATTATTGTGTATACAATCAGTGGTTTAATGGCGGGGCTTGCAGGTCTTGTAACAGTTGGCCGAGTTAACTCTGCTTTTCCTCTTGCTGGACTTTCATACGAACTTGACGCAATTGCGGCAGTTATTATTGGCGGCGCTAGCTTTATGGGAGGCGTTGGGACTGTTTGGGGTACATTAATCGGAGCTATGATTATCGCTGTCCTGCGTAATGGCCTAAACCTTTTAAACGTTCCTGCTGATTTTCAAATGGCAGTAATCGGATTTGTTATTATCGCCGCCGTATATGTAGACGTTCTTCGGCAGCGCAAAAGTAAGAAAGGGTAA
- a CDS encoding sugar ABC transporter substrate-binding protein, which translates to MKKLKLIGTALAVSCIAFAAGCSGADKEASGNGDESVAVVLKTLSSPYWKYVEAGAKAAGKDLGVDVTVVGPSAESEVIQQVNMLEDQISQSPGAIVVAPSQPETVVPVLETASQSDLPVLLIDSDAEFAGKTSFIGTENHTAGIEGGKLLASMLQKGDKVVLISGALGNPATDDRIKGAKEALEEAGLEVVAEQPGDSDKTKAMSVMENILQKNGDVKGVFAANDDMALGVLRAVEAKGNDIKVIGTDGTEEAVESILDGKLAGTIAQSPYNMGYQGVENALKAIKGEKVKERIDSGIDIITTENAEEKLEFLKSISK; encoded by the coding sequence ATGAAAAAACTTAAATTGATTGGAACGGCATTGGCAGTATCATGTATAGCATTTGCTGCAGGCTGCAGCGGTGCAGATAAAGAAGCAAGCGGCAACGGGGACGAAAGCGTTGCAGTCGTATTAAAAACATTATCAAGCCCTTACTGGAAATATGTAGAGGCAGGAGCTAAAGCTGCCGGGAAAGATCTTGGAGTAGATGTAACGGTAGTTGGACCATCTGCAGAATCGGAAGTGATCCAGCAAGTAAATATGCTCGAAGATCAAATAAGTCAGTCACCTGGTGCTATTGTAGTCGCTCCATCTCAGCCAGAAACAGTTGTTCCAGTATTAGAAACTGCATCTCAATCGGATTTACCAGTTCTTCTAATAGATTCAGATGCTGAGTTTGCAGGAAAAACAAGCTTTATTGGTACAGAAAACCATACAGCAGGTATAGAAGGCGGAAAATTGCTAGCTTCTATGCTTCAAAAGGGAGATAAAGTGGTCTTAATTTCAGGAGCGCTCGGTAATCCTGCTACAGATGACCGAATTAAAGGTGCGAAAGAAGCACTTGAAGAAGCAGGTCTCGAAGTTGTCGCTGAACAACCTGGAGATAGTGATAAAACAAAAGCTATGTCTGTTATGGAAAATATTCTTCAGAAAAATGGGGATGTAAAAGGTGTTTTCGCAGCCAATGATGATATGGCGCTGGGTGTATTGCGTGCAGTCGAAGCTAAAGGAAACGATATTAAAGTAATCGGCACAGATGGAACAGAAGAAGCAGTTGAATCTATTTTAGATGGGAAACTTGCTGGTACAATTGCACAAAGTCCTTACAACATGGGCTATCAAGGTGTCGAAAACGCATTGAAAGCAATTAAAGGGGAAAAGGTCAAAGAGCGTATAGACAGCGGAATAGACATCATTACAACTGAAAACGCAGAAGAAAAATTAGAATTTTTAAAGAGTATTTCTAAATAA
- a CDS encoding LacI family DNA-binding transcriptional regulator has product MKLTIYDVAEKAGVSIATVSKVLNNTGRISNKTRNRVMEIMQELEYQPSSVAAALTGKKTFTIGVLVPDISNPFFAEVARALENSARETGYAIILCSTDYQREREQDYLELLLKKQVDGIIIATEPKDWKVFKKLQSKSIPLLMFSIDHPSFASHVVTTDDVRGGYLAGRYLLDKGHTKIAVIAELNRASGVLRLQGFKHSLSDEGIHLDENYVVHSKSKIEEAKAAARQILKLEVKPTAVFASTDLIAAIFINEARKAKVAIPHDISVIGFDNTIHAELADPGLTTIAQPIEELAHYAIQKLLLSIGNPDMPGHRIMLAPELIERHSVRDLNEIEAKR; this is encoded by the coding sequence ATGAAGCTCACTATCTATGATGTAGCAGAAAAGGCGGGAGTCTCAATTGCTACGGTTTCCAAGGTGCTGAATAATACAGGACGGATCAGCAATAAAACAAGGAATAGAGTAATGGAAATCATGCAAGAACTTGAATACCAGCCAAGCAGTGTAGCAGCAGCGCTGACAGGTAAGAAAACTTTTACAATCGGAGTGCTTGTTCCTGATATTTCCAACCCCTTTTTTGCTGAGGTAGCCCGGGCTTTGGAAAACAGCGCACGGGAAACGGGTTATGCCATCATATTATGCAGCACAGATTATCAGCGAGAACGTGAACAAGATTATTTAGAGCTGCTTTTAAAAAAACAAGTTGATGGAATTATTATTGCAACAGAACCAAAGGATTGGAAGGTTTTTAAAAAACTCCAAAGCAAGAGTATCCCTCTCTTAATGTTTTCGATTGATCATCCATCTTTTGCTTCTCACGTTGTTACGACTGATGATGTACGCGGCGGATATCTGGCAGGCCGTTACTTGCTGGATAAAGGTCACACGAAAATTGCTGTGATTGCAGAATTAAACCGGGCGAGCGGAGTGCTGCGTTTGCAGGGCTTTAAACATTCTCTTTCTGATGAGGGAATTCATTTAGATGAAAACTATGTTGTACATTCAAAATCAAAAATAGAAGAAGCGAAAGCGGCTGCCCGGCAAATATTGAAATTAGAGGTTAAACCCACTGCAGTATTTGCTTCTACGGATCTAATCGCTGCAATATTCATTAATGAAGCAAGAAAAGCGAAAGTGGCGATTCCACATGATATATCAGTGATTGGTTTTGATAATACGATTCATGCGGAGTTAGCAGATCCAGGTTTAACTACAATCGCACAGCCTATTGAGGAATTGGCACACTATGCTATTCAAAAGCTGCTGCTGTCAATTGGAAATCCAGATATGCCTGGACACAGAATTATGCTTGCACCAGAGCTGATTGAACGTCATTCTGTCAGAGATTTGAATGAAATTGAGGCTAAGAGATAA
- the iolG gene encoding inositol 2-dehydrogenase yields the protein MTLTVGIIGAGRIGRLHVDNLRLIPHIRIKSVSDVAAQHLETWAEEKQIEVLTTDYHELLNDPVIQAIFICSPTNTHADIIKEAAAAGKHIFCEKPVSFSVEETKEALAAVEKAGVKLQVGFNRRFDPNFRKIRTLVQQGEIGTPHVLRITSRDPEPPGVDYIKSSGGLFMDMTIHDFDMARYVMGSEVVEVFAKGAVLVEPAIGEAGDIDTAIITLKFANGALGVIDNSRRAVYGYDQRLEIFGDKGAAEVNNNRATTVEVSTIDSVTKEKPLYFFLERYTQAYIDEVTEFAAAVLENHEVSCNGFDGLQAERIARAARQSLETGAPVQLKPAAQTAAN from the coding sequence ATGACATTGACTGTGGGAATTATTGGAGCTGGACGTATCGGAAGATTGCATGTTGATAATTTGAGGTTGATTCCGCACATTCGGATTAAAAGTGTATCGGATGTTGCTGCCCAACATCTTGAAACATGGGCAGAAGAAAAGCAGATTGAAGTATTAACAACAGATTATCATGAATTGCTGAATGATCCTGTTATACAAGCAATTTTTATTTGTTCGCCAACAAATACTCATGCAGACATTATTAAAGAAGCAGCAGCTGCCGGAAAACATATTTTCTGTGAAAAGCCAGTCAGCTTCTCGGTGGAAGAAACAAAGGAAGCACTTGCTGCTGTTGAAAAAGCCGGTGTAAAGCTGCAGGTTGGTTTTAACCGCCGTTTTGATCCAAATTTTCGAAAAATTCGTACACTTGTTCAGCAGGGGGAAATCGGAACACCTCACGTGTTGAGAATCACCTCACGCGATCCAGAGCCGCCAGGTGTTGATTATATTAAATCATCAGGCGGATTGTTCATGGATATGACCATACATGACTTTGATATGGCGCGCTACGTAATGGGCAGTGAAGTGGTGGAAGTTTTCGCGAAAGGTGCAGTGCTTGTTGAGCCGGCGATTGGGGAGGCAGGCGATATTGATACTGCTATTATTACCTTGAAATTTGCAAATGGCGCTCTTGGTGTAATCGATAATAGCCGCCGTGCAGTTTACGGTTATGACCAGCGTCTTGAAATCTTTGGTGATAAGGGCGCAGCGGAGGTAAATAACAATCGGGCAACAACCGTTGAAGTTTCAACCATTGATAGTGTAACGAAAGAGAAGCCGCTTTACTTTTTCCTTGAACGTTACACTCAAGCATATATCGATGAAGTAACTGAGTTTGCTGCTGCAGTCCTTGAAAATCATGAAGTGAGCTGCAATGGCTTTGATGGTTTACAGGCTGAACGTATTGCCAGAGCAGCAAGACAATCACTTGAAACGGGGGCCCCAGTTCAATTAAAGCCGGCTGCCCAAACTGCTGCAAATTAA